The following coding sequences are from one Dreissena polymorpha isolate Duluth1 chromosome 8, UMN_Dpol_1.0, whole genome shotgun sequence window:
- the LOC127842970 gene encoding endoglucanase-like gives MMKVYLTALLLSLGALLAEAQLKCTGNPRKYNGKPCASTTLYSDGRMGACGCGPINSNMQFRWSSHGLVAAANQNLFDPSGGTWCGPACGKCVKLTTTGGFVKGQGQPIREGQSKIFMITNNCPSVWLSWCSQRGQNGVNQYGYAAHFELENGDHQVLGRMGWWNPEVTWEYSNCDEGHTQDGRTPSNFMYQQCQCRHTGKK, from the exons GTGCGCTTTTGGCGGAGGCGCAACTGAAGTGCACGGGAAATCCCCGGAAGTACAACGGCAAGCCATGCGCTTCAACGACACTGTACTCTGACGGCCGAATGGGCGCCTGCGGCTGCGGGCCCATTAACAGTAACATGCAG TTTCGATGGAGCAGCCACGGGCTCGTGGCGGCAGCCAATCAGAACCTGTTTGACCCCTCGGGTGGTACCTGGTGCGGTCCGGCATGCGGAAAATGCGTCAAACTCACCACCACTG GTGGTTTTGTCAAAGGTCAGGGCCAACCCATACGCGAGGGTCAGTCAAAGATCTTTATGATAACCAACAATTGTCCCAGTGTGTGGCTGAGCTGGTGCAGTCAACGGGGTCAAAACGGCGTCAATCAGTACGGCTACGCAGCCCACTTTGAACTCGAAAACGGCGACCACCAGGTCCTCGGAAGAATGGGCTGGTGGAACCCGGAAGTAACGTGGGAATATTCGAACTGTGATGAAGGTCACACTCAGGATGGGCGCACCCCTAGCAACTTCATGTACCAACAGTGCCAGTGCAGACATACTGGAAAGAAGTAA